In one Campylobacter concisus genomic region, the following are encoded:
- a CDS encoding cysteine permease has translation MQNILAPNEFLNDYVLGAELAKNAGISSNAYLFWKNVISAKFENSRIVFLRKNSIPIKFQKIIKTCTPLNGLIPTGVFCSFTSLAPSHLVAKNGSKIYELFKFHEICGIKFIDLKKFYDDFNLSYSYRIYIEKCKFFSPAPFEKRIKLTETMCLGYY, from the coding sequence ATGCAAAATATACTCGCACCAAATGAGTTTTTAAATGATTATGTGCTCGGTGCTGAGTTGGCTAAAAATGCCGGCATCTCATCAAATGCTTATCTTTTTTGGAAAAACGTCATAAGCGCTAAATTTGAAAACTCAAGAATAGTTTTTCTTAGAAAAAATAGCATTCCAATCAAATTTCAAAAAATTATAAAAACCTGCACACCTTTAAATGGCCTTATTCCAACAGGCGTATTTTGCTCTTTTACCTCGCTTGCTCCTTCTCATCTTGTAGCAAAAAATGGCTCTAAGATCTACGAGCTCTTTAAATTTCATGAGATTTGCGGTATCAAATTTATAGACTTGAAGAAATTTTATGATGATTTTAATCTTAGCTATTCTTATAGAATTTACATTGAAAAGTGCAAATTTTTCTCACCTGCTCCATTTGAAAAACGTATAAAATTAACTGAAACGATGTGTCTTGGATATTACTAA
- a CDS encoding Fe-S-containing hydro-lyase encodes MSEVKRITAPFDKEVVKSLKAGDNVLISGTIIAARDAAHKALTETLARGEKLPVELKGETIYYVGPTPAKPNQAIGAAGPTTSGRMDKYTPTMINEVGINGMIGKGYRSDAVVEAMKKSCCVYMVAIGGIGALISQSIKKYEVLAYPELGPEAVARLTVEDFPAIVAIDCEGNNFYEVGQAPYKKI; translated from the coding sequence ATGTCAGAAGTAAAAAGAATAACAGCACCATTTGATAAAGAGGTGGTAAAAAGCCTAAAAGCAGGCGACAATGTCCTAATATCAGGCACTATCATAGCGGCTCGTGACGCTGCACATAAGGCACTTACTGAAACATTGGCACGCGGCGAAAAACTACCAGTTGAACTAAAGGGTGAGACTATCTACTACGTCGGACCAACTCCAGCCAAGCCAAATCAAGCTATCGGCGCAGCAGGCCCAACAACAAGTGGTAGAATGGATAAATACACCCCAACTATGATAAATGAAGTTGGTATAAATGGTATGATCGGTAAAGGCTACAGGAGTGACGCAGTAGTCGAGGCTATGAAAAAATCATGCTGTGTTTATATGGTTGCTATCGGTGGCATAGGAGCGCTCATTAGCCAAAGTATCAAAAAATATGAAGTGCTAGCTTATCCAGAACTAGGACCAGAGGCAGTTGCTAGGCTTACAGTTGAGGATTTCCCAGCAATAGTTGCCATTGACTGCGAGGGTAATAACTTCTACGAAGTTGGCCAAGCACCTTACAAAAAGATATAA
- a CDS encoding RidA family protein, producing MKKQISTKNAPQAIGPYSQAISANGFLFISGQLGVTPAGEFAGSSVEAQAEQLLENLKNILAEAGLTFDNAVKTTIFLANMADFVKVNTVYANFFKEPYPARSTVAVKTLPKDALVEIELIAAY from the coding sequence ATGAAAAAACAAATCTCAACAAAAAATGCTCCACAAGCGATTGGACCATATTCTCAAGCTATTAGTGCAAATGGATTTTTGTTTATCTCAGGTCAGCTTGGTGTCACACCAGCGGGTGAGTTTGCAGGTAGTAGTGTAGAGGCCCAAGCTGAGCAATTACTTGAAAATTTAAAAAATATCTTGGCTGAAGCAGGACTTACTTTTGATAATGCTGTAAAGACTACAATATTTCTAGCAAATATGGCAGATTTTGTTAAAGTAAATACTGTGTATGCTAATTTTTTTAAAGAGCCTTATCCTGCCAGAAGTACAGTAGCTGTTAAGACCTTGCCAAAAGACGCACTTGTGGAAATAGAGCTTATCGCGGCTTATTAA